A stretch of the Porifericola rhodea genome encodes the following:
- a CDS encoding PAS domain-containing sensor histidine kinase, producing MNHSYRNSKEKPKNAHHSSSYHALNAPSNNYSFFHSVAEYSLHVQQFLPGMIYSEDQGKLDEQTFFFSKHALRQVIQKEPYAYYICDLSSVLNLTEATAELLRKRSHELFNESCYIFYVIKEDQESAKDLLSKTTEGNPIMIVSSSEEAYKLCMKHKFKQNISEHQQLEQLEKEELINIIQAQNLQQEAMINFMMSSSGNTHDTISRIKDEINVKVQEGTQASSLHEIKSLLNSFEHDVLQQLQEKEETLNRKTANLHAVIESTDMCVGLLDEEGKLLDCNQRFASFFEDFFEEELETGDKVLKLNEKSPFQQNWKQHFNQSIKGEHTQFSEILTSKGKSTILNVRLFPIFRDSTVKGISCFIQDLTQKQQEEALFRLLNSAIVHTNDAILITEVKSNDFQHGNVIYVNRSFTKLTGYEEDEVLGYSHHLLTGELTSAEELEKINEAVARGENAKAEVINYKKDGTHFWVDFAVVPLKDDDGEVTHWISIHRDISERKKAEETIRHHKLFLDSIDKNIKEAVLRTNKQEQLQYTNQSFRDLFGYAEDEVKLSELFATPETVKVFFNELKEGMINNRSFQFKRKDGSTFWGLTSFIINEDNGKKYYDGAIRDITERKESERILQEKNKALLKTNEELDRFVYSASHDLRAPLASTLGLINISRFTPERDELLKYLDMMEKSLNKMDKIIQDITDYSRNARLEIECEEIHFESMIADVLQRLKYLEHIDNVNISTSIEGADKFYTDKIRLYVILINLISNAIKYHKYEESNPYINIKVSITEEKAHILVEDNGIGIEEKHLDKIFGMFFQAARESTGSGLGLFIVKETINKLNGSIDVKSKLKEGSSFEVVLPNEIQSVDL from the coding sequence ATGAATCACTCGTACCGAAACTCAAAAGAAAAACCAAAAAATGCTCATCATTCCTCATCATACCATGCGTTGAATGCGCCTTCTAATAATTACTCTTTTTTTCATTCAGTAGCTGAATACAGCCTACACGTACAGCAGTTTCTTCCTGGTATGATTTACTCTGAGGATCAGGGTAAACTTGATGAACAAACTTTCTTTTTTTCTAAGCATGCACTAAGGCAGGTGATTCAAAAGGAACCCTACGCTTACTACATCTGTGATTTGAGCTCGGTACTAAATCTGACTGAGGCTACTGCTGAGCTTTTGCGTAAACGTTCACATGAGCTTTTTAACGAGAGCTGCTATATATTTTATGTAATTAAGGAGGATCAGGAGTCGGCAAAAGATCTACTATCTAAAACCACTGAGGGCAATCCGATAATGATAGTTAGTTCTTCTGAAGAGGCATACAAGCTGTGTATGAAGCATAAGTTCAAACAAAATATAAGTGAACATCAGCAATTGGAGCAGTTAGAAAAGGAAGAGCTCATCAACATTATACAGGCCCAGAACCTACAGCAGGAGGCGATGATCAACTTTATGATGTCTTCTTCTGGAAACACCCATGATACCATCAGCAGAATTAAAGACGAAATAAATGTAAAGGTTCAGGAAGGCACACAGGCTTCCTCGCTACATGAAATTAAGTCTTTGCTTAACAGTTTTGAGCATGATGTTCTCCAACAGCTTCAGGAAAAAGAAGAGACGCTCAACCGCAAAACAGCTAACCTACATGCTGTAATTGAAAGCACCGATATGTGTGTGGGCTTACTGGATGAAGAAGGTAAGCTGCTGGACTGTAACCAACGCTTTGCTTCGTTTTTTGAAGACTTTTTTGAAGAAGAGTTAGAAACAGGAGATAAAGTTCTGAAGCTGAATGAGAAGTCCCCCTTTCAGCAAAACTGGAAACAACATTTTAACCAAAGTATAAAGGGAGAGCACACTCAGTTTTCTGAGATACTGACCTCCAAAGGTAAAAGTACCATTCTAAACGTTCGCCTCTTCCCAATTTTTAGAGATAGTACAGTAAAAGGCATCTCCTGCTTTATTCAGGACCTTACTCAAAAGCAACAGGAAGAAGCCCTATTCCGACTGCTTAATTCGGCCATAGTACATACAAACGACGCTATCTTGATCACAGAGGTTAAATCTAATGATTTTCAGCATGGCAATGTTATTTATGTAAACCGTTCGTTTACAAAACTAACCGGCTACGAGGAAGATGAAGTACTAGGCTATAGCCACCACTTACTAACCGGTGAGCTTACTTCGGCAGAAGAACTTGAAAAGATAAATGAAGCAGTGGCCAGAGGAGAAAATGCAAAAGCGGAAGTTATCAACTATAAAAAAGACGGCACCCACTTCTGGGTAGATTTTGCGGTAGTTCCTCTAAAAGATGATGATGGAGAAGTCACACACTGGATTTCTATTCATCGGGATATTTCGGAGCGTAAAAAAGCGGAAGAAACTATCCGCCACCATAAGCTATTTTTAGACTCCATAGACAAAAACATAAAGGAGGCTGTTCTTAGAACAAACAAACAGGAACAACTACAGTATACCAATCAATCTTTCCGCGATCTATTTGGCTACGCCGAAGACGAAGTAAAGCTCAGTGAGCTTTTCGCTACACCAGAAACTGTTAAAGTATTCTTTAACGAACTGAAAGAGGGAATGATTAACAACCGTTCTTTTCAGTTTAAACGTAAAGACGGCAGCACTTTCTGGGGACTTACCAGCTTCATCATCAACGAGGACAATGGCAAGAAGTACTATGATGGAGCTATTCGTGACATTACCGAAAGAAAAGAATCTGAGCGTATTCTTCAGGAAAAGAATAAGGCATTACTAAAAACGAATGAGGAGTTAGACAGATTTGTCTACAGTGCCTCTCATGACTTAAGAGCTCCTTTAGCCTCTACTCTTGGCCTGATTAACATTTCTCGTTTTACTCCAGAAAGAGATGAACTTCTCAAGTACCTGGACATGATGGAAAAGAGCCTGAATAAAATGGATAAAATTATTCAGGACATTACAGACTACTCTCGTAATGCCAGGCTGGAAATTGAGTGTGAAGAGATACATTTTGAGAGTATGATTGCAGATGTACTACAGCGCTTAAAATATCTGGAACACATAGATAATGTGAATATTAGTACTAGCATAGAGGGAGCAGACAAATTTTATACGGATAAGATTCGCTTGTATGTCATACTAATCAACTTAATATCCAATGCGATAAAGTATCATAAATACGAAGAATCTAACCCCTACATTAATATCAAAGTAAGCATAACAGAGGAGAAGGCACATATTTTGGTAGAAGATAATGGTATCGGTATTGAGGAAAAGCATCTGGACAAAATCTTCGGTATGTTTTTCCAGGCGGCACGCGAATCTACAGGTTCCGGCTTAGGTTTATTCATTGTCAAAGAAACCATAAACAAGCTAAATGGCAGTATTGATGTAAAATCTAAGCTGAAAGAAGGCAGTAGTTTTGAGGTGGTGCTACCCAATGAGATACAGAGTGTTGACCTATAG
- a CDS encoding response regulator: MEKIKQVILIDDDPINNIIFQKLSEFVDFAEEIVSFLSAVDSLDHLQQLQQAEAPAPDMIFLDIRMPIVNGWEFLERLEAMNTNGYFDNTAIYMLTSSSEQSDINKAKNYQQVTDYIVKPLSTENLESIKEKTISQTA; this comes from the coding sequence ATGGAAAAAATAAAGCAGGTAATACTAATAGATGATGACCCTATTAACAACATCATTTTTCAGAAATTATCAGAGTTCGTAGATTTTGCAGAAGAGATCGTATCTTTCTTAAGCGCAGTAGATAGTCTGGATCATCTGCAACAGCTACAGCAGGCAGAAGCTCCTGCACCAGATATGATATTTCTGGACATCAGGATGCCAATTGTAAACGGTTGGGAATTTCTGGAAAGGCTGGAAGCGATGAATACCAATGGCTATTTTGATAATACCGCTATTTACATGCTTACTTCTTCATCCGAACAGTCAGATATTAACAAAGCGAAAAACTATCAGCAGGTTACAGACTATATAGTAAAGCCCCTTTCCACCGAAAATCTGGAAAGCATCAAAGAAAAAACAATATCCCAGACTGCCTAG
- a CDS encoding PAS domain-containing sensor histidine kinase, which translates to MIQTERLLNTLIGAASLGICVVDDRNKIVEVNDFFCQIYGYKREELINKPHSILQPENYRERASLYYQSYIKGHQNTGIRQIITKTGERRTVYTFTATTEDDLGQTLKVYNVIDASEIEIKEDKKEARSMQETTIGHHVKTGILRCNPEGKILYANPQARGLLYLPAGSRRLANEVIVYKGQRSQKLTLVKLLNDEQFIDNQAVRIERMNHPACWALLSASTAIDDRGQVCFDLTIVSLEEQKLMERKLNKKIDELKDINKSLDHFVYGATHDLKAPLASLSGLINILRREQDDSQKEIYLQMMEKSIHRLNEFIKEIVDYSRNANQEVKKDSIAFKPLIEDIFENMAHMDNASGIKKIINIEQNYPFQADAHRLKVVLNNLISNAYKYSSPHRRDSFIEVIVKANAQKATIQVKDNGQGIGEAHIEKIFEMFFRASEGKGGTGLGLYIVKETLDKMQGSIHVVSELGQGTCFTVTVPSALAKSAGQSQMKLDI; encoded by the coding sequence ATGATACAAACCGAAAGGTTGCTTAATACGCTGATCGGAGCGGCGAGTCTCGGAATATGCGTCGTGGATGATAGAAACAAGATTGTAGAAGTCAATGATTTTTTCTGTCAGATTTATGGATATAAGCGTGAGGAACTGATCAACAAACCCCACTCCATCCTCCAGCCCGAAAACTATAGGGAAAGGGCAAGTCTATATTATCAGAGCTATATTAAAGGTCATCAGAATACCGGTATCCGCCAGATTATTACCAAAACCGGCGAGCGCAGAACGGTATACACATTTACTGCCACTACCGAAGATGATTTGGGCCAGACTCTAAAAGTCTATAATGTGATAGACGCCTCAGAAATAGAGATAAAAGAAGATAAAAAAGAGGCGCGCTCTATGCAGGAAACAACTATAGGGCATCACGTAAAAACCGGAATATTGCGTTGTAACCCGGAGGGTAAAATCCTCTATGCCAATCCTCAGGCGAGAGGTCTATTATATCTGCCTGCTGGCTCCAGAAGATTAGCTAATGAGGTAATTGTATATAAAGGTCAGCGGTCTCAAAAACTGACTTTGGTAAAGCTTTTAAACGACGAGCAGTTTATTGACAACCAGGCAGTACGTATTGAAAGAATGAACCATCCGGCATGCTGGGCCTTGCTTAGCGCCTCTACCGCGATAGACGATAGAGGGCAGGTTTGTTTTGACCTGACTATTGTAAGCCTGGAAGAGCAGAAACTAATGGAGCGCAAGCTCAATAAAAAGATTGACGAGCTTAAAGATATTAATAAAAGCCTGGACCACTTCGTGTATGGTGCTACCCATGACCTTAAAGCCCCTTTGGCCTCTCTCTCTGGCCTGATTAATATTTTGAGGAGAGAGCAGGATGATAGCCAGAAAGAAATATACCTTCAGATGATGGAGAAAAGTATCCACAGGCTAAACGAGTTTATTAAAGAGATTGTGGATTACTCGCGAAATGCAAACCAGGAGGTAAAAAAGGATAGCATTGCCTTTAAGCCGCTGATTGAGGATATTTTTGAGAACATGGCTCATATGGATAATGCTTCAGGCATCAAAAAAATTATTAATATAGAGCAAAACTATCCTTTTCAGGCTGATGCTCACCGGCTTAAAGTGGTGTTGAACAATTTAATCAGTAACGCATATAAATACAGTAGTCCACATAGAAGAGATAGTTTTATTGAAGTGATTGTGAAAGCTAATGCCCAGAAGGCTACCATACAGGTTAAAGACAATGGGCAGGGTATTGGTGAAGCCCATATAGAGAAGATTTTTGAAATGTTTTTCCGTGCCTCTGAAGGTAAGGGTGGTACAGGCCTGGGACTTTACATTGTAAAAGAGACACTAGACAAAATGCAGGGTTCTATCCATGTAGTTTCAGAACTGGGGCAGGGGACATGCTTCACGGTGACCGTTCCTTCGGCACTAGCCAAAAGTGCAGGCCAAAGTCAGATGAAGCTAGATATTTGA
- a CDS encoding DUF2480 family protein, with translation MSQGEIVNKVANSALVTFNLEDYYPQGERVVYDIKDNLFQEAILKEKDFRAFVKEHDWSQYQDKYVSLTCTVEAIVPTWAYMLLTSKLEPYAKMVVFGGPDVLEAAIFQQLLSQVDLEAFRDAKVVVKGCGNLPVPTYAYTEITRLLRPYVSSIMYGEPCSTVPLYKKPRK, from the coding sequence ATGTCACAAGGAGAAATAGTTAATAAAGTTGCGAACAGCGCATTGGTCACTTTTAATCTGGAAGATTATTATCCTCAAGGCGAGCGCGTGGTATATGATATTAAAGATAACCTCTTTCAGGAAGCTATACTTAAGGAGAAAGATTTTAGAGCATTTGTAAAAGAGCATGACTGGTCGCAGTATCAGGATAAGTATGTTTCACTTACCTGTACCGTTGAAGCTATTGTACCTACCTGGGCTTATATGCTCCTGACTTCAAAGTTAGAGCCATATGCCAAGATGGTAGTTTTTGGTGGGCCGGATGTGTTAGAAGCAGCCATTTTTCAGCAACTCCTCTCTCAGGTAGACCTTGAAGCTTTCAGGGATGCGAAAGTAGTGGTAAAAGGATGTGGCAATTTACCCGTGCCTACCTATGCCTATACAGAGATTACCCGCTTGCTAAGACCTTATGTAAGTAGCATTATGTACGGAGAACCTTGTAGTACTGTGCCCTTGTATAAAAAGCCCCGAAAGTAA
- the tsaB gene encoding tRNA (adenosine(37)-N6)-threonylcarbamoyltransferase complex dimerization subunit type 1 TsaB: MSYILSLETATKTCSVALHRNQQLLAMQDFHLDKSHSSILHPLLSDMLSYCEVDKAQLHAVALSMGPGSYTGLRIGTSAAKGLCYALDIPLIAINTLEAMAYGLQPYNFHKAILCPMLDARRMEVYYQLRDASGQQIQETTPLVLEKDSFDRYLQSQEIWFFGDGSDKYQPLLQGVENARFIAGIQPSAANIGMLAQKKLEQQLFEDVAYFEPFYLKEFRTTKPKKK; encoded by the coding sequence ATGAGCTACATCCTGAGCCTGGAAACTGCCACCAAAACATGCTCTGTAGCTCTGCACCGTAACCAGCAACTGCTGGCCATGCAGGACTTCCATCTGGACAAATCTCATTCATCTATTCTACATCCACTGCTAAGCGATATGCTCAGTTATTGTGAGGTTGATAAAGCACAGCTGCATGCAGTAGCTCTTTCAATGGGCCCTGGCTCATATACCGGATTAAGGATAGGTACCTCTGCCGCTAAGGGCTTGTGCTATGCTTTGGATATTCCACTTATTGCAATTAATACACTAGAGGCAATGGCCTATGGTCTACAGCCATATAACTTTCATAAGGCTATACTTTGCCCCATGCTTGATGCCCGCAGGATGGAAGTTTACTATCAGTTAAGAGATGCTAGCGGGCAGCAAATTCAGGAAACCACACCACTTGTTTTAGAGAAAGACAGCTTTGATAGATATTTGCAGTCGCAGGAGATATGGTTTTTTGGTGATGGAAGCGATAAATACCAGCCTCTGTTGCAAGGAGTGGAAAATGCTCGTTTTATCGCGGGTATACAGCCCTCGGCGGCAAATATTGGTATGCTGGCTCAAAAAAAATTAGAACAGCAGCTTTTTGAAGATGTTGCCTACTTTGAGCCCTTCTATCTTAAAGAGTTCCGTACTACTAAACCTAAAAAGAAATAG
- a CDS encoding UDP-N-acetylmuramoyl-tripeptide--D-alanyl-D-alanine ligase, which translates to MIEDIYEKFLKCGHVSTDTRKIEAGSLFIALKGDKFNANQFAADALEKGARYAIIDEANYKTGDRYILVEDSLKALQDLARHHRRQLNIPVLGINGTNGKTTTKELVNRVLSKKYKTLATQGNLNNHIGVPLTLLQLQPEHEIAIIELGANSIGEIMLLCQIAEPTHGLTTNIGKAHMEGFGGYEGAIRGESEQYHYLIQTKGKVFINSQNHILSNMAKRFKSPYFYPAQGDYFSCKFISADPFIVYKHENGQEVKTQLIGAYNFENIAAALCIGKFFEVPAEIANEAVSTYQPSNKRSQLIEKGSNTIIMDAYNANPDSMQAAIKNLDAMRVDRKVAILGDMYELGVDSSAEHRAIGALLSQTKIDEVLLCGTLTKDTLEAFPQARHFEKKEELVNYLQSQSYNNATFLLKASRGIALETILDYL; encoded by the coding sequence ATGATAGAAGATATTTACGAGAAATTTCTGAAATGCGGACATGTTTCTACCGATACCCGCAAGATTGAAGCAGGCAGTCTTTTTATAGCTCTCAAAGGAGATAAATTTAATGCCAACCAATTTGCTGCGGACGCTCTGGAAAAAGGTGCCCGCTATGCCATTATAGACGAAGCCAATTACAAAACTGGAGATCGATACATATTAGTAGAAGATAGCCTTAAAGCCCTACAGGATCTGGCCAGACACCATCGTCGTCAGCTTAATATTCCTGTGTTGGGTATTAATGGTACTAATGGCAAAACTACAACCAAAGAACTGGTTAACAGAGTACTGAGCAAAAAGTATAAAACGCTGGCCACACAGGGAAACCTAAACAACCATATCGGAGTGCCACTTACGTTATTGCAGCTTCAGCCAGAACATGAAATAGCGATCATTGAATTGGGAGCAAATAGCATAGGAGAGATTATGTTACTCTGCCAGATTGCTGAACCTACTCACGGACTTACCACAAATATTGGCAAAGCACATATGGAAGGTTTTGGTGGTTATGAAGGAGCCATCAGAGGTGAGAGTGAGCAATATCACTACCTCATTCAGACAAAAGGCAAAGTATTTATCAATTCTCAGAACCATATTTTGAGCAATATGGCTAAACGCTTTAAGTCTCCTTACTTCTATCCCGCACAAGGAGATTACTTCAGCTGTAAATTTATCAGCGCTGACCCATTTATTGTATACAAGCATGAGAATGGGCAGGAAGTAAAGACCCAACTTATTGGAGCTTATAATTTTGAAAATATTGCCGCTGCACTCTGCATAGGCAAATTTTTTGAGGTGCCCGCAGAGATTGCCAATGAAGCAGTGAGCACTTACCAGCCTTCCAATAAACGTTCGCAGTTGATTGAGAAAGGGTCTAATACTATCATTATGGATGCTTATAATGCTAATCCTGACTCTATGCAGGCTGCTATTAAAAACCTTGATGCAATGAGGGTAGACCGAAAGGTAGCCATACTTGGAGATATGTATGAGTTGGGAGTGGATAGCTCCGCAGAGCACAGAGCTATAGGAGCTTTACTTTCTCAAACAAAGATTGATGAAGTCTTACTCTGTGGAACTCTTACAAAAGATACGCTGGAAGCTTTTCCTCAAGCAAGACATTTTGAAAAGAAAGAGGAACTGGTAAACTACCTGCAAAGCCAATCGTACAACAATGCTACTTTTTTACTAAAAGCCTCTAGAGGCATAGCCCTGGAAACAATACTTGACTATTTATGA
- a CDS encoding DUF2461 domain-containing protein, with protein MSLKLVLDFLDELSVNNNKEWMDAHRGQYEEAKGEFKQLISHLLGELTFIDEGLQGLSPKDCIFRVNRDIRFSKDKSPYKNNFGAYMSEGGKKSPNAGYYLHVQPHGKSFIGGGMYHPDSETLAKVRQEIDYNAAELKNIVSGEHFKKYYSSIQGDMLKKAPKGYPTDHPNIELLKLKDYIVIHKLSDEELTTPDFKERALEMFGAMEPFVRYLNVAIS; from the coding sequence ATGAGCCTAAAATTAGTGTTAGACTTTCTGGACGAACTTTCTGTCAACAATAACAAAGAATGGATGGATGCCCATCGGGGGCAATATGAAGAGGCTAAGGGAGAGTTCAAGCAATTAATATCTCACCTTTTGGGTGAACTTACTTTTATAGACGAAGGCTTACAGGGGCTTTCTCCAAAAGATTGTATTTTCCGAGTTAACCGGGATATACGTTTTTCAAAAGATAAATCTCCTTATAAAAATAACTTTGGAGCCTATATGTCAGAAGGGGGCAAAAAATCTCCTAATGCTGGTTATTACCTTCATGTTCAGCCCCATGGAAAGTCTTTTATTGGTGGCGGAATGTATCACCCTGACTCCGAAACCCTTGCAAAGGTAAGGCAGGAAATTGACTACAATGCTGCTGAGCTCAAGAATATTGTCTCTGGAGAACATTTTAAAAAGTATTATAGCAGTATACAGGGCGATATGCTAAAGAAAGCTCCGAAAGGCTACCCTACAGACCACCCAAACATAGAGTTGCTTAAGCTGAAAGATTATATAGTCATTCATAAACTCAGCGATGAAGAGCTTACGACACCTGATTTTAAAGAGCGCGCGCTGGAAATGTTCGGTGCAATGGAACCCTTCGTCAGGTATTTAAATGTAGCCATTAGCTAA
- a CDS encoding superoxide dismutase — translation MAFELPDLPYSFDALEPHIDAKTMEIHHGKHHGGYVSKLNAAIEGTPQADSSLDDLMKNMGSLSTAVRNNGGGHYNHSLFWSVLSPNGGGQPSGDLASAIDTAFGSFDKFKEEFNNAAATRFGSGWAWLIVDANGALKVTSTPNQDNPAMEIAEVKGTPILGLDVWEHAYYLNYQNKRPDYISAFWNVVNWEEVSKRYEAAK, via the coding sequence ATGGCATTCGAATTACCTGATTTACCTTATTCTTTTGATGCACTTGAACCTCATATTGATGCCAAAACTATGGAAATTCATCATGGTAAACACCATGGTGGGTACGTGAGCAAACTGAATGCAGCCATAGAAGGTACGCCTCAGGCTGACTCATCTCTGGATGATCTCATGAAAAATATGGGTAGCCTTTCTACAGCAGTACGTAATAATGGTGGAGGACACTACAATCATTCACTTTTTTGGTCTGTACTTTCTCCTAATGGAGGCGGGCAGCCAAGTGGAGATTTAGCAAGTGCTATTGACACCGCTTTTGGTTCTTTTGATAAGTTCAAGGAAGAATTTAACAATGCAGCCGCTACTCGTTTTGGTTCAGGATGGGCATGGCTTATTGTTGATGCTAATGGTGCATTAAAAGTAACGTCTACTCCTAACCAGGATAATCCTGCAATGGAAATTGCTGAAGTAAAAGGTACTCCTATCTTGGGTCTTGACGTATGGGAACATGCTTACTACCTGAACTATCAGAACAAACGTCCTGATTATATATCTGCATTCTGGAATGTAGTAAACTGGGAAGAAGTAAGTAAGCGCTACGAAGCTGCAAAATAA
- a CDS encoding cation diffusion facilitator family transporter, whose product MSNRIKLIIQASWVGIAGNTLLAFVKMYVGFTAHSQSVIGDGIDTFSDILTYVIILFTARISQKPPSVKYPYGYLRAETIASKFLSFFIFFAGAQLLYANLSTLISGKERALPEALALYVTAVSIVGKFLLAYWQFYIGKKTNSRMLIANAKNMRADVVLSISVLIGTAATLYFQMPLIDTLLAIVVSLWILRIGFKVFMESNTELMDGVDDTSAYERVFEAADAVKGAYNPHRARIRKMSNLYLIDLDIEVDGQMSVSDSHKIGVAVEQEIKDRLDNVYDIMIHIEPKGNYEVDEKFGLSRDQL is encoded by the coding sequence GTGTCAAATAGGATAAAATTAATCATACAAGCTTCCTGGGTAGGAATAGCGGGTAACACACTACTCGCATTTGTAAAAATGTATGTAGGCTTTACTGCTCATAGCCAGTCAGTTATAGGTGATGGTATAGATACATTTTCAGATATACTTACTTATGTTATCATTTTGTTTACTGCTCGTATTAGCCAGAAACCTCCCAGTGTCAAATATCCTTATGGCTATCTGCGAGCAGAAACTATAGCCAGCAAATTTTTATCTTTTTTTATTTTTTTTGCGGGTGCTCAACTCCTTTATGCTAACCTTTCTACGCTAATCAGTGGTAAAGAAAGAGCACTACCCGAAGCCCTGGCTCTTTATGTTACAGCTGTATCTATAGTAGGAAAATTTCTACTGGCCTATTGGCAATTCTATATTGGGAAGAAAACCAACAGCCGAATGCTAATCGCCAATGCCAAAAATATGCGCGCAGATGTGGTGCTATCTATATCAGTGCTAATAGGTACCGCAGCTACCCTCTACTTTCAGATGCCACTGATAGATACACTCCTTGCCATCGTTGTAAGTTTGTGGATTTTAAGAATAGGTTTTAAGGTATTCATGGAGTCTAACACCGAGCTTATGGATGGAGTAGATGACACATCGGCTTACGAAAGGGTTTTTGAGGCTGCGGATGCTGTCAAAGGAGCATACAATCCGCACCGAGCTCGCATCCGGAAAATGTCTAATCTTTATCTTATTGACCTGGATATTGAAGTAGATGGGCAGATGAGTGTATCCGATTCACATAAGATAGGTGTGGCAGTAGAGCAGGAGATTAAAGACCGACTGGACAATGTGTATGACATCATGATACATATTGAACCCAAAGGCAATTATGAGGTTGATGAAAAGTTCGGCCTGAGTAGAGACCAGCTATAA
- a CDS encoding TolC family protein, translating into MNKLLCIGLFFFFFCTASYAQNDSLLYLKQYTLNDIVSLARNQSPQALLADTRRQNFYWRYRTYLSDYRPEVYIEGTLPGYLRSNDAIRQPDGSYEFRRVNQNLVQLNLGVSQQLGFSGGEIFVQSELQRFDNFEVDETSYSGNPAVIGLRQPLFGFNELKWNKEVEPLRYEASKKNYVEEMEQIAVEATDLYFDVLLQQINLNMAQQNLANNDTIYQISEGRYNLGKIGENDLLQVEYNVMRSRQDVAQAQLDLETSTLRLRSYLGLNDSEPIVLGLPNVIPNFDVNEQTAISQALQNHPNPVEYVRRVKEAEREVARAKGNSGLQANLYATYGLTNRGDEFTGLYDTPENQQRLQIGFNIPIVNWGRQKARVKTAEADYKLTQYSIEQERINFEQLVYTQVKTFKMLRDQVEITRVADDIANRRFEIAKQRYLIGKISITDLNIALQEKDQARRQYVQSLRDFWTDFYNLRSLTLYDFSKDQTLLTKEMMEGYID; encoded by the coding sequence ATGAATAAACTACTCTGTATTGGCCTATTTTTCTTTTTCTTTTGTACAGCGAGCTATGCCCAAAATGATAGCCTGCTTTATCTGAAGCAATATACCTTAAATGATATTGTGTCATTGGCCAGAAACCAGTCACCACAGGCTCTATTGGCAGATACCCGTCGGCAAAACTTTTACTGGCGCTACCGTACTTATCTGTCAGATTACCGTCCGGAGGTGTATATTGAAGGTACGCTACCTGGCTATCTACGAAGCAATGACGCCATTCGTCAGCCGGATGGTAGCTATGAGTTTAGGAGGGTAAACCAAAACCTGGTACAGCTTAATTTAGGAGTTAGCCAGCAGCTTGGTTTTTCCGGTGGAGAGATTTTCGTACAGTCTGAGCTTCAGCGATTTGACAATTTTGAAGTAGACGAAACCAGCTATAGTGGTAACCCGGCAGTTATAGGCCTGCGCCAGCCGCTATTTGGGTTCAATGAACTCAAGTGGAATAAAGAGGTAGAGCCACTCCGCTACGAGGCTTCTAAAAAGAACTACGTTGAGGAGATGGAGCAGATAGCTGTAGAGGCTACAGATCTATATTTTGATGTGCTTTTGCAGCAGATTAACCTGAATATGGCGCAGCAGAACCTGGCAAATAACGATACCATTTACCAAATTTCTGAAGGGAGGTACAACCTTGGTAAAATCGGTGAAAACGATCTGTTACAGGTAGAGTATAATGTTATGCGTTCACGTCAGGATGTTGCTCAGGCACAATTAGATCTGGAAACAAGTACCTTGCGTTTGCGCTCCTACCTTGGTTTAAATGACAGCGAACCTATAGTTTTGGGGCTACCGAATGTAATACCAAACTTTGATGTTAATGAGCAGACAGCAATAAGCCAGGCGCTGCAAAACCATCCTAATCCGGTTGAATATGTGAGGAGGGTAAAAGAAGCTGAACGAGAAGTTGCCCGTGCCAAAGGTAATAGCGGGCTACAGGCAAATTTATATGCTACCTACGGACTTACAAATAGAGGAGATGAGTTTACAGGATTGTACGATACTCCTGAAAACCAGCAACGTTTGCAAATAGGATTTAACATACCTATTGTGAATTGGGGAAGGCAGAAAGCCAGAGTGAAAACTGCTGAAGCAGATTACAAACTTACCCAGTACAGCATAGAACAGGAGCGTATTAATTTTGAGCAGTTGGTATATACTCAGGTTAAAACTTTTAAGATGCTGAGAGATCAGGTAGAGATTACCAGAGTCGCGGATGATATTGCTAACCGTAGGTTTGAAATTGCCAAACAACGTTACCTGATTGGTAAAATCAGTATTACAGATCTGAATATTGCACTTCAGGAAAAAGATCAGGCTCGTCGTCAGTATGTGCAGTCTTTGAGAGATTTCTGGACAGATTTTTATAATTTAAGAAGCCTTACTTTATACGACTTTTCCAAAGATCAGACATTGCTCACTAAAGAAATGATGGAAGGGTATATAGATTAG